A part of Chanos chanos chromosome 9, fChaCha1.1, whole genome shotgun sequence genomic DNA contains:
- the tmem221 gene encoding transmembrane protein 221 yields the protein MLDTYSHRSLMVLAFLGILSAIMSLLSVILIFQLQSQQANVRESPSTVVPAEVSAVLMPVSTVLSALSLTLNLCSVTVCLLHSYFTTEICRGEEDTNRADWFLLDSRAVRHVAIGLFCLGVSVYLAALSIYMLMVFEVETGIASVCVLSSGVLVLMIVVVHSLVRAARTARHFRSEHSHTVYQNEAEIVSAVHPSELGVREKPRRQQSQTGAQRQFYPPCVDSADRQRCSPARGPHSSTVNHRESYSGARMHRTLSAESGLLQAQAKPWNGVNNEMRTVLARKSGASGKDSTLV from the exons ATGCTGGACACCTACAGCCATCGCTCCCTGATGGTTTTGGCGTTTCTGGGGATTTTATCTGCTATTATGTCCTTGTTGTCCGTTATTTTGATCTTTCAGCTGCAGTCACAGCAGGCGAACGTGCGGGAGTCGCCTTCGACCGTTGTACCAGCTGAGGTTTCTGCTGTGTTGATGCCAGTCTCTACGGTTCTTTCCGCGTTATCTCTCACTCTGAACCTCTGCTCTGTTACCGTCTGTCTTCTGCACAGTTACTTTACCACAGAGATTTGCAGGGGAGAAGAAGACACAAACAG GGCTGACTGGTTCCTATTGGACAGCAGAGCAGTCCGACATGTAGCGATTGGCTTGTTTTGCCTGGGCGTATCAGTGTATTTAGCAG CTCTGTCCATTTACATGCTGATGGTGTTTGAGGTGGAGACCGGCATAGCCAGCGTATGTGTGCTGTCCTCCGGAGTTCTGGTTCTGATGATCGTGGTCGTGCACTCCCTGGTCCGAGCCGCCCGAACCGCAAGGCACTTCCGTTCCGAACACAGCCACACCGTTTACCAGAACGAGGCGGAAATCGTCTCGGCGGTCCACCCGAGCGAGCTGGGCGTCAGGGAGAAGCCGCGGCGGCAGCAGAGCCAGACCGGTGCGCAGAGACAGTTCTACCCGCCCTGTGTGGACTCCGCGGACAGACAGCGCTGCTCCCCCGCCCGTGGGCCTCACAGCAGCACAGTCAACCACAGGGAGAGCTACAGCGGGGCCAGGATGCACAGGACTCTGTCTGCCGAGTCTGGCCTGCTCCAGGCTCAGGCCAAACCCTGGAACGGGGTCAATAACGAGATGAGAACTGTACTGGCCCGTAAGTCGGGCGCGTCTGGAAAAGATTCCACCCTGGTGTGA
- the borcs8 gene encoding BLOC-1-related complex subunit 8 isoform X2: MDDQEMQLKVKRVTDKFTESMYVLANEPSVALYRLQEHVRRSLPELVQHKTDMQSWEEQSQGAIYTVEYACSAVKSMTNSGLYFKSIDGLLRQAITLKDQISNTQGRRRRVMEPGTLRDVAEKHSTGI, encoded by the exons ATGGACGATCAAGAAATGCAACTCAAAGTCAAACGAG TCACCGACAAATTCACGGAGAGCATGTACGTTTTGGCGAACGAACCGTCCGTTGCCCTTTATCGCTTACAGGAACACGTTCGACGGTCGCTGCCTGAGCTGGTGCAACACAAA ACAGATATGCAGAGCTGGGAAGAGCAAAGCCAAGGAGCTATTTACACAGTGGAATATGCGTGCAG tgcagtgaaaagCATGACCAACAGCGGTCTCTATTTCAAAAGCATAGACGGTTTGCTTCGCCAAGCTATCACGCTGAAGGATCAAATCAGCAATACCCAAGGCCGGAG gAGAAGAGTGATGGAGCCAGGCACACTGAGGGATGtggcagaaaaacacagcactggAATATGA
- the borcs8 gene encoding BLOC-1-related complex subunit 8 isoform X1, which yields MDDQEMQLKVKRVTDKFTESMYVLANEPSVALYRLQEHVRRSLPELVQHKTDMQSWEEQSQGAIYTVEYACSAVKSMTNSGLYFKSIDGLLRQAITLKDQISNTQGRSGVKPPPGHHDTPTHAPPTSS from the exons ATGGACGATCAAGAAATGCAACTCAAAGTCAAACGAG TCACCGACAAATTCACGGAGAGCATGTACGTTTTGGCGAACGAACCGTCCGTTGCCCTTTATCGCTTACAGGAACACGTTCGACGGTCGCTGCCTGAGCTGGTGCAACACAAA ACAGATATGCAGAGCTGGGAAGAGCAAAGCCAAGGAGCTATTTACACAGTGGAATATGCGTGCAG tgcagtgaaaagCATGACCAACAGCGGTCTCTATTTCAAAAGCATAGACGGTTTGCTTCGCCAAGCTATCACGCTGAAGGATCAAATCAGCAATACCCAAGGCCGGAG TGGTGTGAAGCCCCCTCCCGGCCACCATGACACCCCAACACATGCCCCTCCCACTTCATCTTGA
- the rfxank gene encoding DNA-binding protein RFXANK, which yields MEHRGEEIGINHATTLTNRQRGNEITVRPATLDSLSVHQLAAQGEIARVEQLLAKDVSLLNSEDERGFTPLMWAAAFGEITMVEFLLEKGADPTVLARERESALSLASAGGFADIISILLKHKVDIDSYDWNGGTPLLYAVRGNHGRCVEALLGGGADLTFEADSGYSPMALAIALGHKKVQKLIEDHILKLLKQRQRETVDE from the exons ATGGAACACAGGGGTGAAGAGATTGGAATCAACCACGCGACCACCCTCACTAACAGACAGCGTGGGAATGAGATCACAGTCAGACCAGCTACGTTAGACA gtctgtctgtccatcagcTCGCGGCGCAGGGGGAGATCGCGAGGGTGGAACAGCTTCTAGCTAAAG ACGTTTCTCTGCTGAATagtgaggatgagagaggatTCACCCCACTCATGTGGGCAGCTGCATTTGGGGAAATCACAATGGTGGAGTTTCTGCTTGAAAAA GGTGCTGACCCAACAGTGCTTGCACGTGAGCGAGAAAGCGCCCTGTCCCTGGCCAGTGCTGGGGGATTCGCTGATATCATCAGTATTCTTCTGAAACACAAAGTTGACATCGACTCCTACGACTGG AATGGGGGAACTCCTCTGTTATACGCTGTGCGTGGGAACCACGGGAGATGTGTAGAGGCTCTCCTGG GTGGAGGGGCAGACCTCACATTCGAGGCAGACTCTGGATACAGTCCCATGGCCTTGGCCATCGCACTGGGCCATAAAAAAG TGCAAAAGTTGATAGAGGACCACATTCTGAAGCTGTTGAAGCAGAGACAGCGTGAGACTGTTGATGAATGA
- the nr2c2ap gene encoding nuclear receptor 2C2-associated protein: MAVSLICSNTQSRVSSVLNRDVKQFGKKFMFDSNEETCWNSDQGDSQWVVLEFPQPVRVSELRLQFQGGFSGKTCRLKGSLKEDDLTHIADFYPEDNNCLQSFPIQRSPALHRLKIVFENSADFFGRIIVYSLDVLGERAT, encoded by the exons ATGGCCGTGTCGTTGATCTGTAGCAATACACAGAGCAG GGTTAGTTCGGTTCTGAACAGAGATGTCAAACAGTTCGGGAAAAAATTTATGTTTGATTCCAACGAGGAGACGTGTTGGAATTCTGACCAG GGCGATTCCCAGTGGGTAGTTCTGGAGTTCCCCCAGCCCGTAAGGGTATCGGAACTGAGGTTACAGTTCCAGGGCGGATTCTCAGGGAAAACTTGCAGATTAAAAG GGTCTTTGAAGGAAGATGATCTTACACACATTGCAGATTTCTACCCAGAAGACAACAACTGTTTACAA AGCTTTCCCATTCAGCGCTCACCCGCGCTGCACCGGCTGAAAATAGTGTTTGAGAACAGTGCAGACTTTTTCGGGAGAATAATTGTTTACTCTTTGGATGTCCTGGGGGAAAGAGCAAcgtga